Proteins from a genomic interval of Sugiyamaella lignohabitans strain CBS 10342 chromosome C, complete sequence:
- the BXI1 gene encoding Bxi1p (Protein involved in apoptosis; variously described as containing a BCL-2 homology (BH3) domain or as a member of the BAX inhibitor family; reported to promote apoptosis under some conditions and to inhibit it in others; localizes to ER and vacuole; may link the unfolded protein response to apoptosis via regulation of calcium-mediated signaling; translocates to mitochondria under apoptosis-inducing conditions in a process involving Mir1p and Cor1p; GO_component: GO:0005783 - endoplasmic reticulum [Evidence IEA]; GO_component: GO:0005783 - endoplasmic reticulum [Evidence IDA] [PMID 21673967]; GO_component: GO:0005789 - endoplasmic reticulum membrane [Evidence IEA]; GO_component: GO:0000324 - fungal-type vacuole [Evidence IDA] [PMID 14562095]; GO_component: GO:0000324 - fungal-type vacuole [Evidence IDA] [PMID 21673659]; GO_component: GO:0000324 - fungal-type vacuole [Evidence IDA] [PMID 21673967]; GO_component: GO:0016021 - integral component of membrane [Evidence IEA]; GO_component: GO:0016021 - integral component of membrane [Evidence ISM] [PMID 12192589]; GO_component: GO:0016020 - membrane [Evidence IEA]; GO_component: GO:0031966 - mitochondrial membrane [Evidence IEA]; GO_component: GO:0005739 - mitochondrion [Evidence IEA]; GO_component: GO:0005739 - mitochondrion [Evidence IDA] [PMID 21673659]; GO_component: GO:0005774 - vacuolar membrane [Evidence IEA]; GO_component: GO:0005773 - vacuole [Evidence IEA]; GO_function: GO:0003674 - molecular_function [Evidence ND]; GO_process: GO:0006915 - apoptotic process [Evidence IEA]; GO_process: GO:0006915 - apoptotic process [Evidence IMP] [PMID 21673659]; GO_process: GO:0006915 - apoptotic process [Evidence IMP] [PMID 21673967]; GO_process: GO:0019722 - calcium-mediated signaling [Evidence IMP] [PMID 21673967]; GO_process: GO:0030968 - endoplasmic reticulum unfolded protein response [Evidence IMP] [PMID 21673967]) produces the protein MSTPSAPPPQYTAPGNGAQSSEPLLVPGEAPPRRQEDDNIPDDFKYSTSVAECTLPIRHAFLRKVYTILFGQLVVTAAVGAVISQNSSVSHWVLTHIWTFYVAIFGAMGLMIGAYVKQRSYPTNMLFLGGFTLLESYCVGIISSLYDTKIVIQAVVLTLVIFGGLSLFALQTKYDFSGWQSYLGAALWGLIGFGLISIFMPYSSGVELAYSVVGALVFAGYIVVDTQLIMRRYHPEDEVAAAIALYLDIINLFLNILRILNEMNRD, from the coding sequence ATGTCGACGCCATCAGCCCCACCTCCACAATACACAGCACCCGGAAACGGGGCGCAAAGCTCAGAGCCGTTGCTCGTGCCGGGAGAAGCGCCACCCAGACGTCAGGAGGACGACAACATCCCAGACGACTTTAAATACTCGACTTCAGTGGCCGAATGTACTCTTCCTATCCGTCATGCGTTCCTGAGAAAAGTTTATACAATTCTGTTCGGCCAACTGGTTGTAACAGCGGCAGTTGGTGCCGTCATTTCGCAGAACTCCAGTGTATCTCACTGGGTTCTGACCCATATCTGGACCTTTTACGTTGCTATTTTCGGAGCCATGGGTCTTATGATTGGAGCCTATGTCAAACAGAGATCATATCCCACGAACATGCTCTTTTTAGGGGGATTCACTTTGTTAGAGAGTTACTGTGTTGGCATCATCTCCTCTTTGTACGACACTAAGATTGTCATTCAAGCAGTAGTATTGACATTGGTCATTTTTGGCGGGTTGTCATTGTTTGCACTTCAAACTAAATACGATTTCAGCGGCTGGCAATCGTACCTCGGAGCTGCTTTGTGGGGATTGATCGGGTTCGGACTCATCTCCATCTTTATGCCATACTCGAGCGGAGTCGAGCTCGCATACAGCGTTGTCGGAGCACTGGTGTTTGCTGGATACATCGTTGTCGACACCCAGCTCATCATGCGACGCTACCATCCCGAAGACGAGGTGGCAGCTGCCATTGCTCTCTACCTCGACATCATCAACCTCTTCCTCAACATCCTCCGAATCCTCAACGAAATGAACAGAGACTAG
- the PHO11 gene encoding acid phosphatase PHO11 — protein sequence MTDHQSIENEEQSAFLARSSLDDGLDLDHELDHEFELDPSSTGSPYDEESSIETGDNGIAKVGSRNNASSLDTTGSSGASITKGRKPKVNFDLDETYVQYDEAYKGIKGRSKTTTNSKGNISRHFDYSSSVNPIPPSPTSHRRGNNRLSSRKSSKLTTKLIIMLVLPALVLFILFFAVSSSASNPPRNASPVVAPTGLTYPSGFNMKQNWGSASPYFDTGVSYTGIDSTKAFERSARCSLRQSHVLHRHAERYPTDGMTARLSATAEKLMKMPPPPSKQFEWISKWNYTLGADLLTARGVGTEFKSGSDYWGSHGVALYNATSNGNNELFYSPKLNVYENGTSRPVPVLRATTQSRIETSARAWAAGFFGVYGGQIYNVVENSHDGSKNNNGDGTGWNSPVKPDSPVNYVSDAGIYKLVLQAENHGNNNTLASYYACPNDNSDNIGKEKKYAWIDNYLAPAAVRLNKVFPDYGNMTAGEVYDLQNFCAFETAAYGSSRFCELFTESEWRGFEYAGDLSFYYDSSFGSPVGASMGAGYLVELLARLQNKSVIAELNKGVNLTLDNDPATFPLGQPFYLDMTHDSIIISVLTAIGFDFINKELPTDKLLAPRQFVASRLVPFGARLIFDILECDDSTSSDSPPDLNYYVRVSLNSRVLPLGSLHDCPQSEDGFCPLDKFASSLQRQISSIDFVKACYGK from the coding sequence ATGACGGACCATCAGAGTATAGAAAACGAGGAGCAGTCGGCATTTTTGGCGCGGTCGTCGCTGGATGACGGTCTGGACCTCGATCATGAACTCGACCATGAGTTCGAACTTGATCCGAGTTCTACCGGGTCGCCCTATGATGAAGAGAGTTCCATAGAGACTGGCGACAATGGCATTGCTAAAGTGGGAAGCAGAAATAATGCCAGCTCTTTGGACACCACAGGATCCAGTGGGGCCAGTATCACCAAGGGCAGAAAACCAAAAGTGAATTTTGATCTCGATGAGACTTATGTACAGTACGATGAAGCTTACAAGGGTATTAAAGGTAGATccaagaccaccaccaactctAAAGGAAATATATCACGGCATTTCGACTACTCATCATCCGTAAACCCCATTCCCCCATCTCCTACTTCCCATAGACGAGGTAACAATCGTCTCAGTAGTAGGAAGAGCTCGAAACTCACCACCAAGTTGATTATCATGCTTGTTTTGCCAGCTCTGGTGCTCTTTATCCTGTTTTTTGCAGTGTCGAGCTCCGCGTCCAACCCTCCGCGGAATGCTTCTCCTGTAGTAGCACCAACTGGCCTGACTTATCCTTCGGGATTCAATATGAAGCAGAATTGGGGCTCTGCTTCGCCATATTTCGATACCGGTGTCAGTTATACTGGTATTGATTCTACCAAGGCTTTTGAAAGGTCTGCTAGATGCTCGTTGCGTCAATCGCATGTTCTACATCGTCATGCTGAGAGATATCCTACTGACGGTATGACAGCTCGTCTCAGTGCGACTGCTGAAAAACTCATGAAAATGCCGCCTCCTCCAAGTAAACAGTTTGAGTGGATTTCCAAATGGAATTATACTCTTGGGGCCGATTTACTGACTGCTAGGGGTGTAGGTACCGAGTTCAAGTCGGGTTCGGATTACTGGGGATCTCATGGAGTCGCTCTGTATAATGCCACTAGCAATGGTAACAATGAACTGTTTTATTCACCCAAGTTGAATGTCTATGAAAACGGCACTTCACGACCAGTTCCTGTTCTTCGTGCTACAACCCAGTCTCGAATTGAGACTTCGGCCAGAGCATGGGCTGCCGGATTCTTTGGCGTGTATGGAGGGCAAATTTATAACGTTGTGGAGAATAGCCACGACGGATCCAAAAATAACAATGGTGACGGTACAGGATGGAACTCGCCTGTGAAGCCCGACTCGCCTGTGAACTACGTTTCAGACGCTGGCATCTATAAATTAGTTCTCCAGGCAGAAAACCACGGCAATAATAATACGCTGGCTTCGTATTATGCTTGTCCCAACGACAATTCGGATAATATTggtaaagaaaagaagtaTGCCTGGATTGATAACTATTtagcaccagctgctgtGAGACTAAATAAAGTGTTTCCTGACTATGGAAACATGACAGCTGGTGAGGTGTATGATTTACAGAACTTCTGTGCCTTTGAAACTGCTGCTTATGGCAGTTCACGTTTCTGTGAGCTTTTCACTGAGAGCGAATGGCGAGGGTTCGAGTACGCTGGCGACCTCAGTTTCTACTACGACAGTTCGTTCGGGTCACCTGTGGGTGCTTCTATGGGAGCCGGGTATCTCGTGGAGCTGCTAGCTCGACTACAAAACAAATCGGTAATTGCCGAACTCAATAAAGGAGTGAATCTGACTCTTGACAACGACCCTGCCACCTTCCCTCTGGGGCAGCCGTTTTACCTCGACATGACTCATGACAGTATCATCATCTCGGTTTTGACTGCTATTGGTTTCGACTTCATCAACAAAGAACTTCCTACCGACAAACTATTAGCACCCCGTCAGTTTGTGGCTTCGCGATTAGTTCCATTTGGAGCACGACTCATTTTTGACATTCTCGAATGCGACGACTCGACCTCGTCAGACAGTCCACCTGATTTGAACTACTACGTCCGAGTGTCACTCAACTCACGCGTTCTACCACTCGGCAGTCTCCACGACTGTCCCCAATCCGAAGACGGGTTCTGTCCCCTCGACAAGTTCGCGTCCTCACTGCAACGCCAGATTTCCTCCATAGACTTCGTCAAGGCCTGTTACGGGAAGTAA
- a CDS encoding Peptide-N4-(N-acetyl-beta-glucosaminyl)asparagineamidase A, with product MSISAWFTGNTATGYIALSDDNDRNRINTRKRNLALAAAIAVGVVIITVGMFHDYRWHDGIYRPLPGRGRHGGIHHGGSHHGGISNLWSKQLLLSFDDNSDIGKPAHGSQKVEDVFQVYAPPEDIGELVLNKTLIDNYVFDNSYGKPFVVSYTAPDQEFTHVRLTLNATTYGRQFDRLAQVYLGGSEIWRTSTAEPGHRNISFSYVKDVSKYASLFKTSDIDFTFALNNIVDEVYTGPITVSLSAQYFNVPETRSTSVAELLKKDVTSPDQVIAIAPPTGLSWSAPSQKISTKLPALPKDAARVVVDVFASGNADEEFWYSHLLDPYSDWFPNGANEFGKHGPTRLVEVHINGVLAGVAIPFPVIYTGGYSPPLWSKIVGTNTYDVPSYQIDITPFLPYLWSESGSAISLRVVNGDKSESAKTLISEDWIVSANVLVWQVPGVQGSGVSDIPKNKDSLTRIVSPRYDSRVSQIIAFSDSISTSARLEYIGTDGEKEDLTVGWQQKLALSNVQSVSNGGDKHEIVFSSSTANKLVVDDDFEAVNAQFKESHGLVLNLKYDSFEDSFKISYVRGVSTNDALGLTSAGQNGTSAFAFTGPRQVSGHGDLETNYTRQSYITDEKYHRHVRAANGSVLFDHVDCSKPGLYSVDSVSPIESLIQLDGLDLSFFASNE from the coding sequence ATGAGTATCTCAGCCTGGTTCACGGGAAACACAGCAACTGGCTATATAGCCCTTTCAGATGACAATGATCGtaatagaataaatacaagGAAGAGAAATCTCGCTCTAGCAGCTGCTATTGCAGTTGGCGTGGTCATTATTACAGTTGGTATGTTCCATGATTACAGATGGCACGATGGCATCTACCGACCATTGCCCGGCAGAGGCAGACATGGCGGTATTCACCATGGAGGTAGTCACCATGGAGGAATCTCCAATTTGTGGAGCAAACAATTGCTATTGTCTTTTGACGACAACTCTGATATTGGCAAGCCTGCTCATGGGTCACAAAAAGTCGAAGATGTATTTCAAGTGTATGCACCACCAGAAGATATTGGTGAACTGGTGCTGAACAAAACTTTAATTGACAATTATGTATTCGACAATTCGTATGGCAAGCCATTTGTTGTTTCATATACAGCCCCTGACCAGGAGTTCACTCATGTCCGTCTTACACTAAACGCTACAACTTATGGTCGTCAGTTTGATAGATTGGCTCAGGTATACCTAGGAGGAAGCGAGATCTGGAGAACATCGACTGCTGAACCTGGTCATCGTAACATCAGTTTTAGCTATGTCAAGGATGTGTCAAAATACGCATCTCTATTCAAGACGTCGGATATTGATTTTACCTTTGCGTTGAATAACATTGTTGACGAGGTATACACGGGTCCTATCACCGTTTCTCTCAGTGCTCAATATTTTAATGTCCCCGAAACAAGGTCGACTTCTGTTGCTGAACTTCTCAAGAAAGACGTGACATCACCCGACCAAGTCATTGCCATAGCACCTCCCACCGGTCTTTCATGGTCAGCTCCATCTCAAAAAATCTCGACAAAATTACCTGCTCTTCCTAAAGATGCTGCTCGtgtggttgttgatgtgTTTGCATCTGGCAATGCTGACGAGGAGTTTTGGTACAGTCATCTCTTGGATCCCTACTCCGACTGGTTCCCCAACGGAGCTAATGAGTTTGGAAAACACGGTCCTACCCGTCTTGTCGAGGTTCATATTAACGGAGTTTTGGCCGGTGTAGCCATTCCATTCCCTGTTATTTACACTGGTGGTTACTCGCCTCCTCTATGGTCTAAGATTGTTGGTACCAACACCTACGATGTTCCATCCTACCAAATCGATATCACACCGTTCCTTCCATATCTATGGAGCGAATCCGGTTCTGCCATCTCACTCCGAGTTGTTAATGGCGACAAAAGTGAGTCGGCGAAGACCCTTATCAGCGAAGACTGGATTGTCAGTGCTAATGTGTTAGTTTGGCAAGTACCAGGAGTTCAAGGATCGGGTGTTAGTGACATTCCTAAGAACAAGGATTCCCTAACAAGAATCGTGTCACCTCGATACGACAGCCGAGTGTCGCAAATTATCGCATTTTCCGACTCTATTTCCACCAGTGCTCGTCTCGAATATATTGGAACTGACGGTGAGAAAGAAGACCTGACTGTTGGCTGGCAACAAAAACTTGCTCTGAGTAATGTTCAAAGCGTTTCAAACGGCGGAGATAAGCACGAGATCGTGTTCTCGTCATCCACCGCCAACAAActggttgttgatgacgaTTTCGAGGCTGTTAATGCTCAATTCAAAGAAAGCCACGGACTCGTACTGAACTTGAAATACGACTCTTTTGAAGACTCGTTCAAGATCTCGTATGTTCGAGGAGTCTCCACCAACGACGCCCTCGGCCTGACTAGCGCTGGCCAGAACGGCACCTCTGCCTTTGCATTCACCGGACCTCGCCAAGTCAGCGGCCACGGCGACCTCGAAACTAACTACACCCGCCAATCCTACATCACCGATGAGAAATACCACCGCCACGTGCGAGCAGCCAACGGCTCGGTCCTCTTCGACCACGTCGACTGCTCTAAACCGGGTCTCTACAGCGTTGACTCCGTCTCACCCATCGAATCGCTCATCCAGCTCGACGGGCTCGACCTCAGCTTCTTTGCCTCCAACGAGTAA
- the URA3 gene encoding orotidine-5'-phosphate decarboxylase (Orotidine-5'-phosphate (OMP) decarboxylase; catalyzes the sixth enzymatic step in the de novo biosynthesis of pyrimidines, converting OMP into uridine monophosphate (UMP); converts 5-FOA into 5-fluorouracil, a toxic compound; GO_component: GO:0005829 - cytosol [Evidence IDA] [PMID 18812321]; GO_function: GO:0016831 - carboxy-lyase activity [Evidence IEA]; GO_function: GO:0003824 - catalytic activity [Evidence IEA]; GO_function: GO:0016829 - lyase activity [Evidence IEA]; GO_function: GO:0004590 - orotidine-5'-phosphate decarboxylase activity [Evidence IEA,IEA]; GO_function: GO:0004590 - orotidine-5'-phosphate decarboxylase activity [Evidence IDA] [PMID 2061334]; GO_function: GO:0004590 - orotidine-5'-phosphate decarboxylase activity [Evidence IMP] [PMID 4550660]; GO_function: GO:0004590 - orotidine-5'-phosphate decarboxylase activity [Evidence IMP] [PMID 5651325]; GO_process: GO:0044205 - 'de novo' UMP biosynthetic process [Evidence IEA,IEA]; GO_process: GO:0006207 - 'de novo' pyrimidine nucleobase biosynthetic process [Evidence IEA]; GO_process: GO:0006207 - 'de novo' pyrimidine nucleobase biosynthetic process [Evidence IMP] [PMID 4550660]; GO_process: GO:0006207 - 'de novo' pyrimidine nucleobase biosynthetic process [Evidence IMP] [PMID 5651325]; GO_process: GO:0006222 - UMP biosynthetic process [Evidence IDA] [PMID 2061334]; GO_process: GO:0006222 - UMP biosynthetic process [Evidence IMP] [PMID 4550660]; GO_process: GO:0006222 - UMP biosynthetic process [Evidence IMP] [PMID 5651325]; GO_process: GO:0008152 - metabolic process [Evidence IEA]; GO_process: GO:0006221 - pyrimidine nucleotide biosynthetic process [Evidence IEA]) has translation MSNTTLSYEARAAKHPSAVASKLLKLMAEKKTNLCASLDVRTTKEFLDLLEKVGPYIAVVKSHIDIIDDFTYEGTIVPLLALAKKHNFLIFEDRKFADIGSTVKAQYSGGVYKIAKWSDITNAHSVPGAGIVNGLEEAAKETTSEERGLLMLAELSTKGSLATGEYTAKTVEIARQNSQFVFGFIAQSRMPEQGDEDWLILTPGVGLDDKGDGLGQQYRTVDQVVSTGTDVIIVGRGLFGKGRDPVAESKRYRDAGWAAYEKRLA, from the coding sequence ATGTCGAATACCACTTTATCATACGAGGCCCGAGCTGCCAAGCACCCAAGTGCCGTTGCTAGCAAGCTTCTTAAACTCATGGCTGAAAAGAAAACCAATCTGTGTGCTTCTTTGGATGTGCGAACTACCAAGGAATTCCTTGATCTGTTAGAAAAAGTCGGTCCTTATATCGCAGTAGTCAAGTCGcatattgatattatcgACGATTTCACATATGAGGGAACTATTGTCCCTCTGCTTGCATTGGCTAAGAAACACAacttcctcatcttcgaAGATCGCAAATTCGCTGATATCGGCTCGACTGTCAAGGCCCAATACAGCGGAGGCGTATACAAGATTGCCAAATGGTCTGATATCACCAATGCCCACTCTGTTCCAGGAGCCGGAATCGTCAACGgtcttgaagaagctgccaaGGAGACCACCTCTGAGGAGCGTGgtctgctgatgctggcCGAACTGTCTACCAAGGGTTCTTTAGCCACGGGCGAATATACTGCCAAGACTGTTGAAATTGCCAGACAAAACAGCCAGTTTGTTTTCGGTTTCATTGCTCAAAGCCGCATGCCTGAACAAGGTGACGAGGATTGGTTGATTCTGACTCCCGGTGTCGGTTTAGATGATAAAGGTGATGGTCTGGGCCAGCAGTACCGTACTGTCGACCAGGTCGTGTCCACCGGTACCGATGTCATCATCGTCGGAAGAGGTCTCTTTGGTAAAGGCCGCGACCCTGTCGCCGAGTCCAAGAGATACCGTGACGCCGGCTGGGCTGCTTACGAAAAGCGTCTCGCCtaa